A stretch of Lachancea thermotolerans CBS 6340 chromosome D complete sequence DNA encodes these proteins:
- the MDM10 gene encoding Mdm10p (similar to uniprot|P18409 Saccharomyces cerevisiae YAL010C MDM10 Subunit of the mitochondrial sorting and assembly machinery (SAM complex) has a role in assembly of the TOM complex which mediates protein import through the outer membrane required for normal mitochondrial morphology and inheritance) codes for MIDYMEHVLRSFEQCTGWNRDNSYENVTATSENLLSFRVPSGVKFQVSNKSTPNTFTTFELSNNKVINGSLAYLYTNCQGLENYVSNSRDILLQEASETYRQIRPLYPCHSLRSSSDGAKEFGPSSLWYGRMYYPTSTLEAMVVSRSSAQTQFVAKCISSLANASVLTLYWQKDSGQNCQEWVASTNEGLLGYRILHNFVGSQSKLNTSLYNDSSLSVGGELWFGVLNTTPACSTTLRYCTHSANTGKPLTLTLSWNPLFGHVSSTYSVKTSSGATFSSKYDFNLYSIESNLSFGCDLWRRGHTKQLDQRRTEPLDAPNTNSSVFSKERVQKKQGPKEDSPMFYHLMAGSTSSQKLIEDLNVTFASSLQKLTKEKSTIQRFENSLIDANFASVWKLSTSLRHKNLRVLWEGKYKGFLISAGAEFTGAPLELPSNLAGESKTPALIRPGKFGIQLQYST; via the coding sequence ATGATAGATTATATGGAGCACGTTCTGCGATCTTTCGAACAGTGCACCGGATGGAATCGAGATAACAGTTATGAGAATGTAACAGCGACTTCTGAGAACTTACTGAGCTTCAGGGTTCCTTCTGGGGTGAAGTTTCAAGTGTCGAACAAATCAACTCCGAACACCTTTACAACATTTGAACTCTCAAATAACAAGGTGATAAATGGCTCATTAGCATACCTTTACACTAACTGCCAAGGCCTGGAAAACTATGTGAGTAATTCTCGCGACATTCTCCTGCAGGAAGCTTCGGAAACCTATAGGCAAATACGGCCACTCTATCCCTGCCACTCGTTGAGAAGTAGCTCTGATGGGGCAAAAGAGTTTGGACCATCGTCCCTATGGTACGGCCGTATGTATTATCCGACTTCCACATTGGAAGCAATGGTTGTCAGTCGCTCAAGCGCTCAAACACAATTTGTTGCGAAGTGCATTAGCAGCCTGGCGAATGCCAGTGTGTTGACACTCTATTGGCAAAAGGACTCAGGGCAAAACTGCCAAGAATGGGTAGCATCAACTAACGAAGGCCTTCTTGGCTATCGCATTTTGCATAACTTTGTCGGTAGCCAATCAAAGTTAAACACATCTCTTTACAACGACTCCTCGCTTTCTGTAGGTGGAGAACTGTGGTTCGGGGTGCTGAATACAACGCCTGCTTGCTCTACAACGCTAAGATACTGCACACATTCTGCGAATACAGGGAAGCCGTTAACTTTGACGCTCTCCTGGAACCCACTTTTCGGTCACGTATCCTCAACGTATTCGGTCAAAACATCATCGGGTGCGACTTTCAGCTCCAAATATGATTTCAATCTTTATTCTATTGAATCAAACTTGTCCTTCGGTTGCGACTTATGGAGGCGTGGCCATACAAAGCAGCTCGATCAGCGTAGAACTGAGCCGCTTGACGCCCCTAATACGAACTCCTcagtattttcaaaagagcgGGTTCAGAAGAAACAGGGACCTAAGGAAGATAGTCCGATGTTTTACCATTTAATGGCTGGATCCACCAGCTCCCAGAAATTGATAGAGGACCTGAACGTAACATTTGCATCTTCCCTTCAAAAATTAACCAAAGAGAAATCTACAATACAACGATTTGAGAACTCGCTCATCGATGCTAACTTTGCAAGTGTTTGGAAACTAAGCACAAGTTTACGCCACAAAAATCTGCGTGTTCTATGGGAGGGAAAGTACAAAGGTTTTCTCATCAGCGCGGGAGCAGAGTTCACAGGCGCTCCGCTCGAACTCCCGTCCAATTTAGCAGGTGAATCCAAAACGCCCGCTCTTATAAGACCGGGGAAATTTGGCATACAATTACAATATTCTACGTAA